In a single window of the Bacillus mycoides genome:
- a CDS encoding DNA translocase FtsK, with protein MLDWMKKLFNKEEEKTVMNKEVPAQIESQPKIPRVNHYTEAREAQMASRNAGKCRFPLIPDNGFDEEDVRELPNFEEQPIQRGAYEEQPTQRGIKVERSRRPYVETEAPTYEEPELQYEPEPEPVVKKAFVPSQESNRRPFRPTEMISPIYGYNRPSVETKVVQEEEKVREDLEISVEGKAVVDAWLEKKGYTLSDFSGVLQGSSSVKNGVNERSNKVEEKSVVDTWLEKNGYEVERQAPSLEESLSDDLLHKTVGQHVEKEATIVQALKQEQDVVALSSTEDNEETLQEESIDSKVEHVYSILTEENECNTEIEETVAEVAANQVEEETLEDVVIVKADEKLEETITIEIPDAFEEEAKEAEEVVELEKPEEAAEEVVELEKSEEATEEVVGLEEAKEATEEVVELEKSEEATEEVVELEKSEEAAEEVVELEKPEEATEEVVELEETEEAIEEVAELEEAEEATEEVVELEEAEEAAEEVVELEKSEEATEEVAELEGTKEEEPISQETVIEETMNTDLVENTPVAEQPVISQQETITFKEESEVFVPVSETDEQTKKDVQNFANVLIEEAEEKKQVAEEQPALQIEEPKREKKRHVPFNVVMLKQDRKKLMERHAARTNVMQSTVSERVEEKPVQQVVVEPQTEEKPMQQVVVDLQVEEKPVQQVVVDPQVEEKPMQQVVVEAQVEEKPMQQVVVEAQVEEKPMQQVVVEAQVEEKPMQQVVVEPQVEEKPMQQVVVAGQVQEKAYVVNQKENDMRNVLQAPPKYELPPLTLLSIPQQAALDNTEWLEEQEELLNTTFNNFHVGAHVINVSQGPAVTRFEVQPDPGVKVNKITNLSDDIKLSLAAKDIRIEAPIPGKSAIGIEVPNKESKPVFLREILRSPVFTKSESPLTVALGLDISGDPIVTDIRKMPHGLIAGATGSGKSVCINAILTSILYKAKPHEVKLILIDPKMVELAPYNSVPHLVAPVITDVKAATAALKWAVEEMERRYELFAHAGARDLTRYNTIVSGREIPGETLPYIVIVIDELADLMMVAPGDVEEAICRIAQKARACGIHLLVATQRPSVDVITGLIKSNIPTRIAFTVSSQVDSRTIIDIGGAEKLLGRGDMLFLGNGTSKPVRVQGVYVSDDEIERTVDHVKKQMKPNYLFKQEDLLAKSEQSESEDELFFDACQFVVEQGGASTSSVQRKFRIGYNRAARLIEEMESQGIISEGRGTKPRDVLISEDEFAAMQETNV; from the coding sequence ATGTTAGATTGGATGAAAAAGCTGTTTAACAAAGAGGAAGAAAAAACAGTGATGAATAAAGAAGTACCGGCACAAATTGAAAGTCAGCCGAAAATTCCTCGTGTAAACCACTACACTGAAGCAAGAGAAGCACAAATGGCAAGTCGGAATGCAGGGAAATGTCGTTTTCCATTAATACCAGATAATGGCTTCGATGAGGAGGATGTAAGAGAACTGCCTAACTTTGAAGAACAACCTATTCAAAGAGGAGCATATGAAGAACAGCCTACTCAAAGAGGAATAAAAGTGGAAAGAAGCAGACGACCGTATGTGGAAACAGAAGCACCTACATATGAGGAACCGGAATTGCAATATGAACCGGAACCAGAGCCTGTCGTAAAAAAAGCATTCGTACCGTCGCAAGAAAGTAACCGTAGACCATTTCGTCCAACAGAAATGATTTCTCCGATTTATGGATATAACCGTCCTTCAGTAGAAACGAAGGTTGTGCAGGAGGAAGAAAAGGTAAGAGAAGATCTTGAAATATCTGTTGAAGGAAAAGCTGTTGTTGACGCATGGTTAGAGAAAAAGGGATATACATTATCTGACTTTTCGGGAGTTCTACAAGGAAGTTCATCTGTTAAGAACGGAGTGAACGAACGAAGTAATAAAGTAGAAGAAAAATCGGTTGTGGATACATGGTTAGAGAAAAACGGTTACGAAGTTGAACGTCAAGCCCCTTCATTAGAAGAAAGCCTAAGTGATGATTTGCTTCATAAAACAGTAGGACAGCATGTGGAAAAAGAGGCTACAATTGTACAAGCCTTGAAGCAGGAGCAAGATGTAGTGGCGTTATCATCTACAGAAGATAACGAAGAAACTTTACAAGAAGAGTCAATAGATTCTAAAGTAGAGCATGTGTATTCGATATTAACAGAAGAAAATGAATGTAATACAGAAATAGAAGAAACTGTTGCTGAAGTTGCAGCAAATCAAGTCGAAGAAGAAACCTTAGAAGATGTAGTGATTGTAAAAGCAGATGAAAAGCTTGAAGAAACAATTACTATAGAAATACCAGATGCTTTTGAAGAAGAAGCTAAGGAAGCAGAAGAAGTTGTGGAATTAGAGAAACCTGAGGAAGCAGCAGAAGAAGTTGTGGAATTAGAGAAATCTGAGGAAGCGACAGAAGAAGTTGTGGGATTAGAAGAAGCTAAGGAAGCGACAGAAGAAGTTGTGGAATTAGAGAAATCTGAGGAAGCGACAGAAGAAGTTGTAGAATTAGAGAAATCTGAGGAAGCAGCAGAAGAAGTTGTGGAATTAGAGAAACCTGAGGAAGCGACAGAAGAAGTTGTGGAATTAGAAGAAACTGAGGAAGCAATAGAAGAAGTTGCAGAATTAGAGGAAGCTGAGGAAGCGACAGAAGAAGTTGTGGAATTAGAGGAAGCTGAGGAAGCAGCAGAAGAAGTTGTAGAATTAGAGAAATCTGAGGAAGCGACAGAAGAAGTTGCGGAGTTAGAGGGTACTAAGGAAGAAGAACCAATTTCTCAAGAAACAGTAATTGAAGAAACGATGAATACAGATTTAGTGGAAAATACACCAGTTGCAGAGCAACCAGTGATTTCTCAACAAGAAACAATTACGTTCAAGGAAGAAAGTGAAGTATTCGTACCAGTTTCAGAAACGGATGAGCAAACAAAGAAAGATGTTCAAAACTTTGCGAACGTTTTAATTGAAGAAGCGGAAGAAAAGAAGCAAGTTGCTGAAGAACAGCCTGCTTTACAAATAGAAGAACCGAAACGTGAGAAAAAACGTCATGTCCCATTTAATGTTGTCATGTTAAAGCAGGATAGAAAGAAATTAATGGAAAGACATGCGGCAAGAACGAACGTAATGCAATCAACTGTCAGTGAGCGAGTGGAAGAAAAGCCAGTGCAGCAAGTGGTAGTAGAACCACAAACAGAAGAAAAGCCAATGCAGCAAGTGGTAGTAGACCTGCAAGTGGAAGAAAAACCAGTGCAGCAAGTGGTAGTAGACCCGCAAGTGGAAGAAAAACCGATGCAGCAAGTGGTAGTAGAAGCCCAAGTGGAAGAAAAACCAATGCAGCAAGTGGTAGTAGAAGCTCAAGTGGAAGAAAAACCGATGCAGCAAGTGGTAGTAGAAGCTCAAGTGGAAGAAAAACCGATGCAGCAAGTGGTAGTGGAACCGCAAGTGGAAGAAAAACCGATGCAACAAGTAGTGGTGGCTGGACAAGTACAAGAGAAAGCATATGTTGTAAATCAAAAAGAGAATGATATGCGCAACGTACTACAAGCGCCACCGAAGTATGAACTTCCGCCATTAACGTTGTTGTCAATTCCACAGCAGGCAGCATTAGATAATACGGAGTGGCTAGAAGAACAGGAAGAATTATTAAATACGACATTTAATAATTTCCATGTTGGAGCACATGTTATTAATGTGTCACAAGGGCCGGCGGTAACTCGTTTTGAAGTACAACCAGACCCAGGTGTGAAAGTAAATAAAATTACAAATTTAAGTGATGATATTAAGTTAAGTTTAGCTGCGAAAGATATTCGAATTGAAGCGCCAATTCCAGGGAAGAGTGCAATTGGAATTGAAGTTCCAAACAAGGAAAGTAAGCCAGTATTCCTGCGTGAAATTTTAAGAAGTCCTGTATTTACAAAGAGTGAATCACCGCTTACAGTTGCGCTGGGGCTTGATATTTCCGGTGATCCAATTGTAACGGATATTCGAAAAATGCCACATGGACTTATTGCGGGTGCAACTGGTTCAGGGAAAAGTGTGTGCATTAACGCGATTTTAACGAGCATTTTATATAAAGCGAAGCCGCATGAAGTGAAGTTGATACTAATTGATCCGAAGATGGTTGAGCTTGCACCATACAATTCTGTTCCACATCTTGTAGCACCTGTTATTACTGACGTAAAAGCAGCTACAGCTGCGTTAAAGTGGGCGGTTGAAGAGATGGAACGTCGTTATGAATTGTTTGCTCATGCTGGTGCTCGTGATTTAACTCGTTACAATACGATTGTAAGTGGTAGAGAAATCCCAGGTGAGACATTACCTTATATTGTAATTGTCATTGACGAGTTAGCGGACTTAATGATGGTTGCTCCTGGTGATGTGGAGGAAGCGATTTGTCGTATTGCACAAAAAGCGCGTGCTTGTGGTATTCACTTATTAGTTGCGACGCAGCGTCCATCTGTAGACGTTATTACAGGTTTAATTAAATCAAACATTCCAACGCGTATTGCGTTTACAGTATCATCTCAAGTTGATTCGCGTACGATCATCGATATTGGGGGCGCGGAGAAGTTACTTGGTCGTGGTGATATGCTATTTTTAGGAAACGGCACATCTAAACCAGTTCGTGTACAAGGTGTATACGTATCAGATGATGAGATTGAAAGAACAGTTGATCATGTGAAAAAGCAAATGAAGCCAAACTACTTATTTAAGCAAGAGGATTTATTAGCAAAATCAGAGCAGAGTGAGTCTGAAGATGAACTATTTTTTGATGCATGTCAATTTGTTGTAGAGCAAGGGGGAGCGTCCACATCTTCTGTACAGAGAAAATTCCGCATAGGTTATAATCGCGCGGCACGTCTAATTGAAGAGATGGAGTCGCAAGGGATTATTTCTGAAGGAAGAGGAACGAAACCGAGAGATGTCCTTATTTCTGAGGATGAATTCGCTGCTATGCAGGAAACAAATGTATAG
- the murC gene encoding UDP-N-acetylmuramate--L-alanine ligase encodes MTVYHFVGIKGTGMSSLAQILHDMKHTVQGSDYEKRFFTQTALEKRGISILPFDKNNIKEGQVIIAGNAFPDTHEEIVAAKELNIPVHRYHHFLGDLMNQYTSVAVTGAHGKTSTTGLLAHVMQGAHPTSYLIGDGTGHGVENSKYFVFEACEYRRHFLSYYPDYAIMTNIDFDHPDYFADINDVFNAFQEMALQVKKGIIACGDDEELQKVQAKVPVIFYGFGEDNDFQARNIQKRTDGTIFDVFVRNTYYDTFKITGYGDHSVLNALAVIALCHYENVDVEAVKHQLTTFEGVKRRFNEKPMGEQVIIDDYAHHPTEINATIEAARQKHPEREVVAVFQPHTFSRTEKFLDEFAESLSKADQVYLCDIFGSARENKGELTIEDLQKRIDGAELITDTTTDVLKKHKNGVLIFMGAGDIQKFEAAYVKEVQVAEK; translated from the coding sequence ATGACAGTTTACCATTTTGTAGGAATTAAAGGAACAGGAATGAGTTCATTAGCACAAATTCTTCATGACATGAAGCATACTGTTCAAGGGTCTGATTATGAAAAGCGTTTCTTTACACAAACAGCATTGGAAAAGCGTGGTATTTCCATCCTTCCTTTTGATAAGAATAATATTAAAGAAGGACAAGTGATTATCGCAGGAAATGCATTTCCTGATACGCATGAAGAAATCGTAGCAGCAAAAGAATTAAATATCCCAGTACATCGTTACCATCACTTCTTAGGTGATCTTATGAATCAGTACACAAGTGTTGCTGTAACTGGTGCACATGGAAAAACATCAACAACTGGTTTGTTAGCCCATGTAATGCAAGGTGCACACCCAACATCATACCTTATTGGAGATGGAACGGGGCATGGGGTAGAAAATAGTAAGTATTTTGTATTTGAAGCTTGTGAGTATCGTCGTCATTTCTTGTCTTACTATCCAGACTATGCAATCATGACAAATATCGATTTCGATCACCCAGATTACTTTGCAGACATCAATGATGTATTTAATGCATTCCAAGAGATGGCATTGCAAGTGAAAAAAGGTATTATTGCATGTGGTGATGATGAAGAACTTCAAAAAGTTCAAGCGAAAGTACCTGTTATTTTCTATGGATTTGGAGAAGATAATGATTTCCAAGCACGTAACATTCAAAAGAGAACTGATGGTACTATATTCGATGTATTCGTTCGTAATACGTATTATGACACGTTCAAAATTACAGGATACGGCGATCACAGCGTATTAAATGCATTAGCAGTAATCGCGCTTTGCCATTATGAAAACGTTGATGTAGAAGCAGTTAAGCATCAGCTAACAACTTTTGAAGGCGTAAAACGTCGCTTTAATGAAAAGCCAATGGGAGAACAAGTTATCATTGATGACTATGCACACCATCCGACAGAAATTAATGCAACGATTGAAGCAGCTCGTCAAAAACATCCAGAGCGTGAAGTTGTCGCTGTATTCCAACCACATACATTCTCACGTACAGAGAAATTTTTAGATGAGTTCGCGGAAAGCTTAAGTAAAGCTGACCAAGTATACTTATGTGATATTTTCGGATCAGCACGTGAAAACAAAGGTGAATTAACAATTGAAGATCTGCAAAAACGTATCGATGGCGCAGAACTAATTACAGATACAACAACGGATGTGTTAAAGAAACATAAAAACGGCGTTCTTATTTTCATGGGCGCAGGTGACATCCAAAAATTCGAAGCAGCTTACGTAAAAGAAGTTCAAGTTGCAGAGAAGTAA
- a CDS encoding DMT family transporter, producing the protein MKNKVYAQLLGFAIFTGGTFNASKYAVQYFEAIHIAAWRFGIAAFVMLCLLKIRKDFEVEVWRQNRAYYLLLGIVGVFGFNFFFFLGMKHTEAINGALIMATNPLVTMLLASVILREKIIKRQGIGMLLALLGVVFVLTQGSSTILQSLSFSKGDFYILLGNICWALYGVLGRRFIKTGSPIQTTTYTMTIGALAFIVISVTQKSIVPVLEVPLLAWGAILFMAIGMSVLGYLWWNNGIAQIGAARTSLFFNLVPVVTMIISFIEGVNITPAQSVGMILVVTGVLYSSGFIQIKPKKV; encoded by the coding sequence ATGAAGAATAAAGTATACGCTCAGTTACTAGGGTTTGCGATTTTCACTGGTGGAACATTTAATGCTTCGAAATATGCGGTGCAATATTTCGAAGCGATTCATATAGCGGCATGGCGTTTTGGGATTGCTGCATTTGTGATGTTATGTCTGTTAAAAATACGAAAAGATTTTGAGGTGGAGGTATGGAGGCAGAATAGGGCTTATTACCTTTTGCTAGGTATTGTTGGTGTATTTGGTTTTAACTTCTTTTTCTTTTTAGGTATGAAACATACAGAAGCTATTAATGGTGCACTTATTATGGCGACGAATCCGCTCGTTACGATGCTATTAGCAAGTGTTATTTTACGAGAAAAAATTATAAAGCGCCAAGGTATTGGAATGTTACTTGCATTACTTGGTGTTGTTTTTGTACTTACACAAGGTTCATCTACAATACTACAAAGCTTATCATTTTCAAAAGGGGATTTTTATATTTTATTAGGGAATATTTGCTGGGCGTTATACGGTGTACTAGGCAGAAGGTTTATTAAAACTGGTAGCCCAATACAAACTACGACATATACGATGACGATTGGTGCTCTTGCCTTTATTGTGATATCTGTCACTCAAAAAAGTATAGTACCAGTTTTGGAAGTTCCTTTGTTAGCTTGGGGAGCGATTCTCTTTATGGCAATTGGAATGAGTGTGCTCGGTTACTTATGGTGGAATAATGGAATTGCTCAAATTGGGGCAGCAAGGACATCTTTATTTTTTAATTTAGTGCCTGTTGTTACAATGATTATTTCTTTTATTGAAGGAGTAAATATAACGCCCGCACAATCTGTAGGAATGATATTAGTTGTTACGGGAGTATTATATTCTTCTGGTTTTATACAAATAAAACCGAAAAAAGTGTGA
- a CDS encoding GNAT family N-acetyltransferase, with amino-acid sequence MFTLRVDEEIELQLLEKHHKEELYQLLDQNRNHLRRWLPWVDGTKSADAYNEIFPMWLKKFAEGDGFEAGIRYKGKLVGMVGIHPVSWGKKATSLGYYLAEDAGAKGIMTRSVKAVLHYAFDNLKLNKIEIRCGVENAKSRAIPERLGFKLDGILRDDEWLYDHFQDIAVYSLLASEWKKIR; translated from the coding sequence ATGTTCACACTCCGAGTAGATGAAGAAATCGAACTACAACTATTAGAAAAACATCATAAAGAGGAATTATATCAATTATTAGATCAAAACCGTAACCATTTAAGAAGATGGCTCCCTTGGGTAGATGGAACGAAATCAGCTGATGCGTATAATGAGATTTTTCCGATGTGGTTAAAGAAATTTGCAGAGGGAGATGGGTTTGAGGCTGGTATACGCTATAAAGGAAAGCTCGTTGGGATGGTAGGTATTCATCCGGTGAGCTGGGGTAAGAAAGCTACGAGTCTTGGATATTATCTTGCAGAAGATGCTGGCGCGAAAGGTATTATGACGCGAAGTGTGAAGGCTGTGCTTCATTATGCATTTGATAATTTAAAGCTGAATAAAATTGAAATTCGTTGCGGTGTTGAAAATGCGAAAAGCCGTGCGATTCCAGAACGTTTAGGTTTTAAATTAGATGGTATTTTAAGAGATGACGAATGGTTATACGATCATTTTCAGGATATCGCTGTGTACAGTTTACTAGCTTCAGAATGGAAAAAAATTCGATGA
- a CDS encoding N-acetylmuramoyl-L-alanine amidase yields MKYIKIMSAIAVIGIYMGGCSQEEPKKETTSSIQEKNKDNKEDAPVEKQQEEQEKKEQPQAIQTNEQVEHKQEEVPAEEKKEETTPLQPTEQPVQNNEQKVESNEKQEKFLVVIDPGHQQKANLNLEAIGPGATTQKYKVTDGTAGVVTKKRESVLVLEMAFILKEKLEAKGIQVLMTRTSHEVDISNKERATFANDHKANLFLRLHADGSENPNQSGFAVLTPAEGSPYTKEIYAESLQISQTIVNKMRENHQVKVNGIKFRDDLSGFNWSKVPGVLLELGFMSNPEEDKKLSDPQYVNSLLQSVTDSVDEYRKGKD; encoded by the coding sequence ATGAAGTATATAAAAATAATGAGCGCTATTGCAGTCATTGGAATATATATGGGAGGTTGTTCGCAAGAAGAGCCGAAAAAAGAAACAACATCTTCTATACAAGAAAAAAACAAAGATAATAAGGAAGACGCACCGGTAGAAAAGCAGCAAGAAGAACAAGAAAAGAAAGAACAGCCGCAAGCAATTCAAACGAATGAGCAAGTGGAACATAAGCAGGAGGAAGTGCCGGCCGAGGAAAAGAAAGAGGAAACTACGCCGCTGCAGCCAACTGAGCAACCAGTACAAAATAATGAACAAAAAGTAGAGAGTAATGAAAAACAAGAAAAGTTTCTCGTCGTTATTGATCCAGGGCATCAACAAAAAGCGAATTTAAATTTAGAGGCAATTGGTCCAGGAGCAACTACGCAAAAATATAAAGTAACAGACGGAACAGCGGGAGTTGTAACGAAAAAGAGGGAATCAGTTCTTGTATTAGAGATGGCTTTTATATTGAAAGAAAAACTGGAAGCAAAAGGTATACAAGTATTGATGACGAGAACGTCACATGAGGTTGATATAAGTAATAAGGAACGAGCAACATTCGCGAATGATCATAAAGCGAATTTATTTTTGCGCCTTCACGCAGATGGTTCTGAAAATCCAAATCAAAGTGGATTTGCTGTATTGACACCGGCAGAAGGAAGTCCGTATACGAAAGAGATTTATGCTGAAAGTCTTCAAATCTCTCAAACGATAGTAAATAAAATGAGAGAGAATCATCAAGTGAAAGTAAATGGAATTAAATTTCGGGATGATCTTTCTGGATTTAATTGGTCAAAAGTTCCAGGAGTACTATTAGAACTTGGATTTATGTCAAACCCTGAAGAAGACAAAAAATTATCTGACCCACAGTATGTAAATTCTTTATTGCAAAGTGTAACGGATAGTGTGGATGAATATCGGAAGGGTAAAGATTAA
- a CDS encoding GNAT family N-acetyltransferase encodes MNEKICIIPYESMFQEEVVDLIVHIQRKEYKVPITKEEQPDLLEIETFYQRDNGNFWVATYDGKVVGTVALLDIGKHQVALRKMFVKKEFRGKEWGASHTLLQTAISWAKEKNLEDIYLGTTVKFLAAHRFYEKNGFQSVSIEELPKSFPVLEVDKKFYRYTV; translated from the coding sequence ATGAACGAGAAGATTTGTATTATTCCGTATGAAAGTATGTTTCAAGAGGAAGTAGTAGATCTTATCGTTCATATTCAGCGAAAAGAGTACAAGGTCCCTATTACGAAAGAAGAGCAGCCGGACTTACTTGAAATAGAAACGTTCTATCAAAGGGACAACGGAAATTTTTGGGTAGCAACTTATGATGGGAAAGTAGTTGGAACGGTAGCTTTATTAGATATTGGAAAGCATCAAGTAGCGCTAAGAAAAATGTTCGTGAAGAAAGAGTTCCGCGGAAAAGAATGGGGCGCATCACATACGCTACTTCAAACGGCAATTTCTTGGGCGAAAGAAAAGAACTTGGAAGACATTTATTTAGGAACAACAGTTAAATTTCTAGCAGCACACCGTTTCTACGAAAAGAATGGTTTTCAAAGCGTGAGTATAGAAGAGTTGCCAAAAAGTTTTCCAGTGCTAGAGGTAGATAAGAAATTTTATAGGTATACTGTTTAA
- a CDS encoding nicotinate phosphoribosyltransferase — protein sequence MKEIELKLKGEINRLTNKTFKFDERVGEGWFSAVYFLKTREIIEEFRPKSVVTMQFFQKEHAVLCGADEVIALLQTFAKNPEELEIHSLKDGDNISPFETVLTIHGPYEYFGFLEGVIDGILARRTSVATNVYNVVQAARSVDKEKPVIFMGDRDDHYTQQAGDGYAAYIGGMSAQATHAMNEWWGRSGMGTMPHALIQMFNGDVVEAAKAYHKKFPEDELVVLIDYNNDVITDALRVAREFGSTLKGVRVDTSRTMIDQYFIRHPEVLGTFDPRGVNPSLVFALRKALDEEGFQHVDIVVTGGFDEKRIREFEAQNVPVDIYGVGSSLLKMNIGFTGDNVELNGKPEAKAGRKYRPNSRLERVQLETKEDM from the coding sequence ATGAAAGAAATTGAATTAAAATTAAAAGGTGAAATAAATCGACTAACAAATAAAACATTTAAATTTGATGAACGTGTTGGAGAAGGCTGGTTCTCTGCCGTTTACTTTTTAAAAACTAGAGAAATCATTGAAGAATTTCGCCCGAAAAGCGTTGTAACAATGCAGTTTTTTCAAAAAGAACATGCAGTTCTTTGCGGAGCAGATGAGGTAATCGCATTGCTACAAACATTTGCCAAAAATCCTGAGGAATTAGAAATTCATTCTTTAAAGGATGGCGATAATATTAGTCCGTTTGAAACAGTTTTAACAATTCATGGTCCTTATGAATACTTCGGCTTTTTAGAAGGTGTAATTGATGGGATTTTAGCTCGTCGTACATCAGTTGCGACAAACGTATATAACGTTGTCCAAGCTGCACGTAGTGTAGATAAAGAAAAACCGGTTATTTTCATGGGAGATCGTGACGATCATTATACGCAACAAGCTGGTGACGGCTATGCGGCATACATCGGAGGTATGAGCGCGCAAGCGACGCATGCAATGAATGAATGGTGGGGCAGAAGTGGTATGGGGACGATGCCTCACGCTTTAATTCAAATGTTTAATGGTGATGTTGTTGAAGCTGCAAAGGCATATCATAAAAAATTCCCAGAAGATGAATTAGTCGTACTAATTGATTATAACAATGATGTCATCACAGATGCACTTCGCGTAGCGCGTGAATTTGGATCAACATTAAAAGGTGTACGTGTCGATACGTCTCGCACAATGATTGATCAATACTTCATTCGTCACCCAGAAGTACTTGGAACATTCGATCCACGTGGTGTAAATCCATCACTTGTATTTGCACTTCGTAAGGCTCTTGATGAGGAAGGGTTTCAACATGTAGATATCGTTGTAACTGGTGGGTTTGATGAGAAGCGTATTCGTGAATTTGAAGCTCAAAATGTTCCTGTCGATATATACGGAGTAGGAAGTAGCTTATTAAAAATGAATATTGGTTTTACTGGTGATAACGTAGAATTAAATGGAAAACCAGAAGCAAAAGCTGGTCGTAAATACCGTCCAAATTCACGTCTAGAGCGTGTTCAATTAGAAACAAAAGAAGATATGTAA
- a CDS encoding MerR family transcriptional regulator: protein MYKIGEVAELTGMGIHTLRYYEKLGLLPPPTRNSGIRQYTEGDVRLLKFLYSLKQTGMSLEEMAEFASDGCIIEEIRQREEEVPAKIKKRISILTTHLDRLREQQEQLQKVVLLTEEKLEIYYGFLEEKNSEANNEE from the coding sequence ATGTATAAAATCGGTGAAGTCGCAGAATTAACAGGGATGGGTATTCATACTTTGCGCTATTATGAGAAACTAGGTTTATTGCCACCACCAACGCGGAATAGTGGCATTCGTCAGTATACAGAAGGTGATGTGCGCCTATTAAAATTTTTATATTCATTAAAGCAAACAGGAATGTCTTTAGAAGAGATGGCTGAGTTTGCAAGTGACGGATGTATTATAGAGGAGATTAGACAGCGGGAAGAGGAAGTACCTGCGAAAATAAAAAAGAGGATTTCAATTTTAACAACACACTTAGATCGTTTAAGGGAACAGCAGGAGCAATTGCAAAAAGTAGTTTTGTTAACAGAGGAGAAGTTAGAAATTTATTATGGTTTTCTAGAAGAGAAAAACTCGGAGGCCAACAATGAAGAATAA
- the ytpR gene encoding YtpR family tRNA-binding protein yields the protein MNEVNVFYNLEGIGDTLIVTLQDITLENRTFDRKGDVARVYDRESNVTAGFNIFNASSYVEVTDNGNVTLTKEFVEKINGILAKNGFEEKVEADFTPKFVVGYVAEKEKHPNADKLNICTVEIGTETLQIVCGAPNVDSGQKVVVAKIGAVMPSGMLIKPAELRGVPSSGMICSARELELPDAPEEKGILVLEDSFEVGQEFKF from the coding sequence ATGAACGAAGTGAACGTTTTTTACAACCTTGAAGGAATTGGTGACACTTTAATTGTTACCTTACAAGATATTACTTTAGAAAACCGTACATTTGACCGCAAAGGAGATGTTGCTCGCGTATACGATCGTGAAAGTAACGTAACAGCAGGATTCAACATCTTTAATGCGTCTTCTTATGTAGAAGTAACAGACAACGGAAACGTTACATTAACGAAAGAGTTTGTTGAAAAAATTAACGGAATTTTAGCGAAGAATGGCTTTGAAGAAAAAGTAGAAGCTGATTTCACGCCGAAATTTGTTGTAGGCTATGTAGCTGAAAAAGAGAAGCATCCAAATGCTGATAAATTAAACATTTGTACAGTAGAAATCGGTACAGAAACATTACAAATCGTATGTGGTGCACCAAACGTTGACTCAGGACAAAAAGTTGTTGTTGCAAAAATCGGTGCTGTAATGCCAAGTGGTATGTTAATTAAACCAGCTGAACTTCGCGGTGTTCCTTCTTCTGGAATGATTTGCTCTGCACGTGAATTAGAGCTTCCAGATGCTCCAGAAGAAAAAGGTATTCTTGTATTAGAAGATAGCTTTGAAGTTGGACAAGAATTTAAATTTTAA
- a CDS encoding PH domain-containing protein, protein MNFPIQRSKLGIIFVSITLAFMVIYPIVMFFTRKGDWASALIGMGLCFIVNVPLVWEMFIKKHKVENGILKYGILNDDVVLKDIRVIRQVGKSFEITTNAYKVHMIAMPQDPDEFLALIAKENPYVKIEMVGKK, encoded by the coding sequence ATGAACTTTCCAATTCAGAGAAGTAAGTTAGGAATAATTTTCGTTAGTATAACGTTAGCTTTTATGGTGATATATCCAATAGTTATGTTCTTTACAAGAAAAGGGGATTGGGCTTCAGCTCTAATTGGGATGGGATTATGTTTTATTGTAAATGTCCCTCTCGTTTGGGAAATGTTCATTAAAAAACATAAAGTAGAAAATGGTATTTTAAAATACGGAATTTTAAATGACGACGTTGTATTAAAAGATATAAGAGTTATTCGTCAAGTTGGAAAATCATTTGAGATTACAACGAATGCATATAAAGTACATATGATTGCGATGCCGCAAGATCCGGATGAATTTTTGGCGCTTATCGCGAAAGAAAATCCATATGTGAAAATAGAAATGGTAGGTAAGAAATGA